One genomic region from Accipiter gentilis chromosome Z, bAccGen1.1, whole genome shotgun sequence encodes:
- the LOC126036243 gene encoding avidin-like, giving the protein MVQVTPLLLILGMVLVAPGYSAKKCVLTGRWMNELGSNMTIMPVNGKGEFWGFYHTAVKTTTNKIQVSPLRGSQHRPNQQRHPTFGFTVKWSFSGTSPFPASLQCPQSSPALHYSVTVFTGQCFVDEKGNEILKTMWLQRSHVDNIKDDWKATRVGTNVFTRLRPRQECSWEQGDSQASDDDDDSASCSFCSADCCSQ; this is encoded by the exons ATGGTGCAAGTGACTCCACTCCTCCTGATACTCGGCATGGTGCTGGTGGCTCCTGGCTACTCTGCAAAAAAG TGTGTGCTGACTGGGCGCTGGATGAATGAACTGGGCTCCAACATGACCATCATGCCCGTGAATGGAAAAGGCGAATTCTGGGGCTTCTACCATACGGCCGTGAAAACCACCACGAACAAGATCCAGGTGTCACCCCTCCGGGGATCCCAGCACCGCCCGAACCAGCAGAGGCATCCCACCTTCGGCTTCACTGTCAAATGGAGCTTTTCAGGtacttctcctttcccagcctccctgcagtgtccccagagcTCCCCTGCCCTCCACT ACTCTGTCACCGTCTTCACCGGCCAGTGCTTTGTGGATGAGAAGGGAAATGAGATTTTGAAGACCATGTGGCTCCAGCGGTCACATGTGGACAACATCAAGGACGATTGGAAGGCCACCAG GGTCGGCACCAACGTCTTCACCCGCCTGCGCCCCCGGCAGGAGTGTAGCTGGGAGCAAGGGGATTCCCAGGCCAGTGACGACGACGACGACTCTGCatcctgctccttctgctccGCCGACTGCTGCTCTCAATAA
- the LOC126036546 gene encoding LOW QUALITY PROTEIN: uncharacterized protein LOC126036546 (The sequence of the model RefSeq protein was modified relative to this genomic sequence to represent the inferred CDS: inserted 2 bases in 2 codons), whose amino-acid sequence MDARETVGVCDSAPSRVEGIEKLYDLLEDYRSCPSVQGQDGVKNHWFQPQSVVDRIRILQKEAKVKKGKGKAIICAVLGVSLAAAMEERKQKSGQSDMIRSLQKQLQESKQLLEEERKLVRVLKRELKNQLSRETEVDTPPVEKRTQQIYPQRDLQRAKETVEXPPRDVRPVIKTEYVYEDSSDDHPQVITKEAPYTATELAKLRKGFSRMAKESETEYVWRVSLSGGDGILLSEKEAEEYWGPGVFLTTGDHRAPWSLTQRAAYWAGGLNPMERGDPLAITDTVDQLLESVQKAACIRMMYDRELKPHQGSPIMLPVDPERMTILIWGLPDSLRPIGIQLQGRILNTPNGERTMSVLEGRMSPDHRWPGTWGEVAQELINLERKYGPVGGSSQRTENKIVRRLSGRLLAPGRERPLSRQGLWQLGXSKGVPWDLMDGLSTQRLEELVQNWSGQKAISKPTPSAPPLISLEDESTKEEKVAGN is encoded by the exons ATGGATGCTCGGGAAACTGTTGGTGTTTGTGATTCTGCACCCTCACGGGTTGAAGGAATAGAGAAACTATATGATCTTTTAGAGGACTACCGATCTTGCCCCTCAGTCCAGGGACAAGACGGGGTGAAAAACCACTGGTTTCAACCACAGAGTGTGGTGGATCGGATAAGAATCTTGCAGAAGGAAGCTAAggttaaaaaagggaagggaaaagcaataATTTGTGCAGTGCTGGGAGTGAGTCTGGCAGCCGCGATggaagagaggaagcagaagtCTGGTCAAAGTGACATGATCAGAAGCCTGCAGAAGCAACTGCAAGAAAGTAAACAGTtgttggaggaggaaaggaaacttgttagggttttaaaaagagaattaaagaatCAACTTTCGAGAGAGACGGAGGTAGACACGCCTCCTGTGGAGAAAAGGACACAGCAAATCTATCCTCAGAGGGATTTGCAAAGGGCAAAAGAGACCGTAG AGCCCCCCCGCGACGTGCGTCCAGTGATTAAAACCGAGTATGTGTATGAGGACAGTAGCGACGACCATCCTCAGGTTATCACTAAAGAAGCCCCATATACAGCAACTGAATTAGCAAAATTGAGAAAAGGTTTTTCAAGGATGGCAAAGGAATCTGAGACGGAGTACGTGTGGAGAGTGTCTTTGTCAGGAGGAGATGGAATCTTGttgtcagagaaagaagcagaagaatattgGGGTCCAGGTGTGTTTCTAACAACTGGTGATCACCGGGCCCCATGGTCATTGACTCAGAGAGCTGCGTACTGGGCTGGAGGGCTGAACCCTATGGAACGGGGAGATCCCCTTGCCATAACCGATACGGTGGATCAGCTGCTAGAAAGTGTGCAAAAGGCGGCATGTATCAGGATGATGTATGACCGGGAGCTCAAGCCCCATCAGGGCTCCCCGATAATGCTGCCTGTGGACCCAGAGAGGATGACTATTCTGATATGGGGGCTTCCTGACTCTCTGAGACCAATTGGGATCCAATTGCAAGGGAGAATTCTAAACACCCCCAATGGAGAAAGGACTATGTCCGTTCTGGAGGGGAGAATGTCCCCTGACCATCGATGGCCAGGGACATGGGGAGAGGTAGCTCAGGAATTGATTAACTTGGAGAGAAAATACGGCCCTGTTGGTGGATCGTCTCAAAGGACTGAAAACAAGATCGTACGGCGACTTAGTGGGCGGCTATTAGCCCCTGGAAGAGAGAGGCCCCTAAGTCGACAGGGACTATGGCAACTAG GTTCAAAAGGTGTTCCCTGGGACTTGATGGATGGGCTCTCGACCCAAAGACTGGAGG